Within Sorangiineae bacterium MSr11367, the genomic segment GCGGCGCCTCCGACCGAGACCGGCGTGCTCTGGGCGAACTGAACGTCGTTCGTGGTGCTGAGCAGGGCCTGACCGTCCTTGAGCCCCGCGACGAAGAAGTCTTTGCCCGACGGCGCTTTCGCCACCGCGTGGGCGGACGAGAGCGACAGCCGCGCGCTGGCGACGAACGCGCCCGTCTCCGCGCCTTGCTTGGTGATCGTCCCCGCGGCATCGACGGCCAGAAGATCGAAGCCCGCCTTGTCGTTGCACAGCGCGCGCGCCACCACCGCAAGTCCACGATCCTTCTCATAGGCGAGGCCGACGGCGTCCGCCTCCTCGGCGGTGTTGCATCGATCGGGCAGATCCTGCGTGACGAGCGTGCCCAAGCCCCCACCCGAGTCGATGGGCGCAAAGGTGAGGCGCGAGCGGCCTTGGATTGCGTCGTACTCGCGGTACGCGACGAGGAAGCCCTTTTCCGTGGGAACGATGGCCGGGTAGCTCATGATCGTCCCGGCGCTGCCCAGTGGATTGCCCAGCGGCCCGGCGCCGACGAGTTCGAGCGAGCACCCCGCCCCGACGCTCGGCTGATCGTTGTCCGTGGACGGGGTGCATTGCGCATTGGTGCACACGGTGCCTTCGCCGCAGGCGCCCGAAGGCGTTTCCTTGGCCTTCAGCGTGATGGAGACCTCGTTGGCATCGCCCACGTCGAGCGACGAGCAGCCCGTGGCGAGCACGGTGCAGTCGTCCTTTTTGGCCACGGCGGCGAAAGCATAGGTGCCGCGCGGGAGATCGCCGATGGCGGGCGGGGTCTTGGTGCCGCTGCGGAAGGCGACGCGTGCGCGGGTGCCCGTCGTGGGGATCCCCGCCGAGAGCTGGGCGCCCGATGGGCATGCCGCATCGGCGAAGACGCCGACCTCGTACCACGTGGCCTGATCGCGAACGCCGTCGGGCACATGGAGCGTGAACGAGAGCTCCGGCTTGCGATTGCAGGCGGTATCGGCGAACGACGCGAGGGCCACGAGAGGCCACGCGGCAAGAAAGAGAAGCCGGCGCACGGCTTTGTGGATAGCACGCCGCCGAGGCAACGTTCGATCGACGCGTCAAGGTAACGGTCGATGGAATATGTCAGGTGTCCAATGACCTGATACGCGAACCGCGGCAGCGGAACGAAGCCGGCGACCGGAGCGATGTGTGGTCCAGAAGGTCAGGAACGCCATATCTCTGGCGATCCTGCCGCGTGGGGACGGACTAAGGCGCCGGTCTCGCCGGAATTGTCTCGCTGCCGCTGCTCGCCTTCGAACGGCTCGCGAATCCGCCACGATCCGTCGACGTTTACGTTAGGGCGACATCGTCACTTGCTGGATATTGAGCTCGTCGGCGGAGATGGTGACCTTTTGGGTCTTCGTTACAGGTGGGTTCAACGTTTTGAGTGTCAAACGATGCTCGCCCACGGAAACCGATTGCCGGTAAAGCGGCGAGGAGCCGAGCAGCTTGCCGTTGTCGTAAACCTCGTCGCACTGCGTGGGCTTGCAGATGATGGTCAACAGGCCCGTGCGCTCCGATTTTTTCTCGGTCGGGGCGCCCCCACGCGGGATTTCGACGGGCCCCGTCTCCTTGGGTTCCTTCGCGGATCGTGACGAGGACGAGGTGCTCTTGCTCGCGCTGGTGGCCGTTGTCGTCGAGGGTGGCGTCGCCGTGGCACTCGCCGACGCGGGCGGCGTGACCGCCGGAGGCTCCGGGGGTGGCGCGGGCGCCTTGTCCTCCGCCGCCGGCAGCGCCGTGACGGACGTTTGTGGCGCGATGGCGGCCGCAAAGGCATCGCGCGCCCCGCCAAAGGGGCCCGCGCTCGACGAAGCGGCCGGCGACTTCTCCACCTTCGCCTCGGGCTTCTCCGTCAGCGTGCCCGAGAGAAGTAGGTAAATCGCGCCGACGAAGAGGAGTGCGAGAAGACCCGATCCGAGCGCGACGACCCACATGGGGATGCCCTGCTTCAGGGCGCGCGCCGTCATGGTGCGGTTGTCGAGATCCGGCGGCAGCAGCATCGGACTCTGCCCCGTGGGTGCCGGTATGCCCACCGACGCGTTCCACCCTGGATCCGGTGCGGGCGAGACCGGACTGGCCATGAACGGATTGGGCTGCGCCGGCGCCGCCCCAGGCCCCGCTTGGGGGGCCGTTCCTGCCCCCAGATGCGCGAAGTCGGTCGAGAAGTTGCTCGGCGCCGGGAGAGGGGCGAACGGCGAGGGGATGGGGACGGGAACCTGTTCCATCGCCAAGGTGTGCATTTCGGCGGGGGGCGGTGGAGGGAAGGGCTCCACGGGTCGCCCGGCCGCGGGCAACGGCACCGCGGGCTTTTGCGCCGTGTTGTTCGGCGGCGGAGCGGCTTGCTGCGTCGCCGCGCCGTTTTCGCGATGGGCATCCCGGTTTGCGCTCGCCGCACCCTCGCGCCCCTTGGCCACGAGTGTATCGTCGTTGTCGTCGAAGTCCTCGCCGCCGTGGTAGCCGAAGTCGGGCAGCGACCCCTGGAGCGTCGGACCATCGTCGTACGGCCGCACGCCGGTGGGCGGCGTCTCGAGCGACGGCGTTTCCTGGCTGCGCAGCATCTGCTGATCGCGGCGCGGCACGAGGGCAGGCATGCCCGCCGCGGGCCTCGGCGTCGGCAGGCGCGCATTGGGCGGCGGAGCCGCCGCCTTGGCGTCGGGATGGAAGGGCATCTCGCGTCCGGCGCTTGGCCACGCCGGATCCACCGGGTGCGCGATCGCCTCCGTGGCGCGGAGCCCCTCGACGTTGATGGTCTGCGTGACCTCCGCCGCCCAGCGCAGGTGCGCCTCGCGCTTCTGAATGCGCTCGGCGAAGATCGATTGCACGTAGCTCGCGACCTCGTCGCTGGCGATGAAGAGCCCGCGCCGCATCAGCAGCGACTGCAGCGCCCGTGAGAGCTCGCGTGCGGTCTTGAAGCGCTCGTTGCGATTGCGCGCGAGCACCTTCATGACGATCTTCTCGAGGTCGATCGGGTAGCCACGCACCAACGTGCTCGGGCGCGGCACGTTGCACTCCTGGACCTTGGCCAAGGTGTCCAGATCGTTGTCCATGCGGAAAAGACGCTGCCCGGTGGTCAGCTCCCAGAGCACCACGCCGAGCGCGAACAGGTCCGTGCGGCGATCGATCGGCTCGCCGTGCACCTGCTCCGGCGACATGTACGCCAGCTTGCCCTTGAGCGTGCCCGCGCGCGTGTTGGAAATGCGCGAGGCGAACTTGGCGATGCCGAAGTCCACGACCTTGGTCGTCCCGTCGTAAGTGACGAACAGGTTGTGCGGCGTCACGTCGCGGTGAACGAGCTGCAGTTTCTCGCCGTTCTTGCCCACCAATTCGTGCGCGGCATGCAGGCCCTCCGCCGCATCGGCGATGACCCGGCAGGCGATTTCCGGCGGCATGGGCGTGCCGATTTCTTCGGTGCGGCGCATCAGCTCGCGCAGCGGCTCGCCGTGCAGGTACTCCATCGCGATCCAGTAACAGTCCTCGTGCTTCCCGAGCTCGAAGACGGTGGCCACGTTGGAGTGCGAGATGCGCGCGACGATGCGTGCCTCGTCGAGGAACATCTGGACGAAGGATTCGTCCTCCAGCAAGTGCGCGTGAATCTTCTTGATGGCGACCCACTTCTGAAAGCCGCCCAGTCCATCCATGCGTGCCAGGTGCACGGTGGCCATGCCGCCGATGCCGATTTCGTCGACGACGCGGTATCGCCCGAGAAAATAGGTGCCCGCGCGCGGTTCCGTGGACGAGCCACTGCCGCCACCACCCGAGGAAGCGCTACCTGTGATGTCGGGGCGGTGGACGCGATCTTGGGGCAACGTCTGGGATCTCCTTCATCGGATGGCTTGAACTTGGACGGGAGCGACGGTGACGTCGTCCGAAGGACGGAGGAGGAAGTACGCGCCTGCACCGGCCCCCACGAGCACGGCGCCGCCGATGATGTACGGCCACGGGCTGGACCAGAAGCCCCCCTTCGAATCGTGATCGGCGTTGTCCTTGGGAGCGGGGGCGGTGGCCACGCGGAAGCCGGACTTCGCCGGTTCGTTCGCGGAGGGGGGCGGCGGTACCGCGGCCAGGGGCAAGGGCGTGGGGCCTTGGCCTTCGCTCTCCACGCGCACGTTCGATTCGCTGGAGACCCACTCGTTGCCGCGGGCATCGAGACCGCTCACGCGCACCGAAAGCGCCGCGCCGTCGGTGGCGATGCGGCCAGGCACGTCGAACGCGATGTGCGCGCTCGCCGCTTGCTCCGTTCTGTACGACGCCGTCGGGCCCTCGCCCACCGCGAGCATCACGCGCGTGATCGTCTGCGAGCCCGCCGCTCCGGAAAGCGCGACCTCCACCCGAAACGGGCGCCCCACGCTGGTGTCCGCAGGGGCCTCCATCTGGAGCGCGACGGGTTGCCCGTGCTGTTTGCGGGCGGTGTCCGCGATGAGGGTGGCCTTCTTGCCAGCCTCCGAAGGGACCTTGAACGACGGATCGAGCGTGGCGGCGATTCGAAAGGCGGCGAGGGCACGATCGCGCTTTCCGAGGACCGCGCGTGCGGCGCCCAAGTAGACGTGCGCCTTGAGGAGGTCTTTGCGCGGGAGGCCGCCTTGCTCGAGGGCCTCGGCGAACTGCGCTTCAGCGACGTCGAAGTCACCGCGTCCCCACGCGGCCTGGGCGCGATCGAGGGCGGGCCCACCGCGCGGCGGGTCGGCATTGCGGATCCGTTCCGACGCTGCGCCGCTGCCGGGGCCGCCGGCGGACTGAGCGTAGAGTGGTCCGCCGGTCCCGAGCAGGCAGACCGCAAGGACCGCTCCCGCGCTGCGCGCAAAGAACGTCTGAAAATCTCGCACGATTGAAATCTCTAGGGCGAAGGTTATCGATCCCGCCCCAAGCGCGCAAGGCTACGAAAAAAGCCGAAATGCGAGAGAGAGTGGCGCCTGTGCTACGGGAACGGCTGCCCTGGGCGCCCGCGCTCGAAGTAAAAGCGGAATTTCCCGGTGAGATGACCGCGGCAGCGGGGTGGCGGCCCGAGGCCTCCGGGACAAATTTCCCTGGGATCGACGAGGTACACCTCGAAGCTCCCCTCGCTCAGGCGCTCGGCGGCGTTCGACTCCTCGGGCACCGCGTTGTACAGGTGGTCGAACGTGATGGTGCTGTAGCCAACCTTGGGCGGGGTCGAGGTGCCGCCATCGGCGCCACCATCCGCGTTTCCGTTCCCCCCATCGGCGCCGGCATCGTCTCCGGCCCCCGCATCCGCACCCGGAGGCGATGCGCCGCCTTGGCACGGGCCGATGAAGGGCTCTCCGCTGTCGATCGCGTCGCACGTGCCGTTGGCATTGAGGCTCGCCGCGGAGACCGCGTGCAGGGCCACATTCTGCGTGCGGCAAGTGCGCTGCAGGTACAAGGTGAGGTGCACCAGGCCTGGATCCGGATCGGGCGTGATGGGCACGCCCGGCGGGTAAACGCCCACCGGGAGCGAGACCTTGAGCGGCTGGCCGAGGCGCGAAGCGTGACCAGGATCGCCGCGGATGGCGTGCACGTCGTCGACGAGGATCATGACGCCGTCGCTGAAGGTCTCGAAGTCGCCGCCGTGTTGGATGCGCAGCTGCACGCTGTCGCGGTAGGGGATGCCCGCGTAGAAGTCCGGCGCGAGTTTGAAGTCGCCCGACCAGCAATTGGGGACGTTGAGCGTGCCCGAGATGCTGCCTTCGCCGTCGCCGAGCGAGCCGCACGCGGGAATGACCACGGCGCCGACCAACGCAGTTGCAACGACGGCAGGAGCGATTCCGCGCAGGAGGCCCATGTGGAGCATCCTAGCGCTCAATCGAGGCGCGGCGCACTCACGAAGCGAGGTCGCGCGAGCGCAATCGTCCCCCGCCGAGGACGCGGTCGCCATCGTAGAAGACCGCGATCTGGCCCGGTGTAAGCGCAGCCACCGGCTCGCGGAAGGTGACGTGGGCCGATCCCGGCTCCTCCGACGACATGACGATGGTGGCCTCCGCACCCGGATGGCGGTATCGGATGCGCACGCGCGCCGAGAGAGGCAGGGACACGCCCGGGGCAAGCACGACATCGTCGAGCTTGGCGCCCACCCCGGCGAGGGCTTTCTCGCCGCCGAGGTGCACCGTGTTGGTGGCGGCGTCGATCTGCGTCACCCAGATGGGGCGCCCGAGCGCCACGCCGAGGCCCTTGCGCTGGCCAACGGTGAAACGATGCACGCCCGCATGCTCCCCGACCACGCGCCCCGTGTCGTCGACGATGGGCCCGGGCCGAACGCGGTCGGCACTGCGCTCTTCGACGAAGCGCGTGTACGCGTGCTCGCCGCCGCCCACGAAGCAGAGCTCCTGGCTCTCGCCCTTGGAGGCGCCGGGCAGGCCGCGCGCAAGGGCTTCGGCGCGCACCTCGGCCTTGGTGCTCTCGCCCAGGGGAAAGACGAGGCGCTCGAGCTTTTCGCGGGGCGTTGCGTAGAGGAAGTAGCTCTGGTCCTTCTTGTCGTCGCGGCCCGCGAGCAAGA encodes:
- a CDS encoding protein kinase; this encodes MPQDRVHRPDITGSASSGGGGSGSSTEPRAGTYFLGRYRVVDEIGIGGMATVHLARMDGLGGFQKWVAIKKIHAHLLEDESFVQMFLDEARIVARISHSNVATVFELGKHEDCYWIAMEYLHGEPLRELMRRTEEIGTPMPPEIACRVIADAAEGLHAAHELVGKNGEKLQLVHRDVTPHNLFVTYDGTTKVVDFGIAKFASRISNTRAGTLKGKLAYMSPEQVHGEPIDRRTDLFALGVVLWELTTGQRLFRMDNDLDTLAKVQECNVPRPSTLVRGYPIDLEKIVMKVLARNRNERFKTARELSRALQSLLMRRGLFIASDEVASYVQSIFAERIQKREAHLRWAAEVTQTINVEGLRATEAIAHPVDPAWPSAGREMPFHPDAKAAAPPPNARLPTPRPAAGMPALVPRRDQQMLRSQETPSLETPPTGVRPYDDGPTLQGSLPDFGYHGGEDFDDNDDTLVAKGREGAASANRDAHRENGAATQQAAPPPNNTAQKPAVPLPAAGRPVEPFPPPPPAEMHTLAMEQVPVPIPSPFAPLPAPSNFSTDFAHLGAGTAPQAGPGAAPAQPNPFMASPVSPAPDPGWNASVGIPAPTGQSPMLLPPDLDNRTMTARALKQGIPMWVVALGSGLLALLFVGAIYLLLSGTLTEKPEAKVEKSPAASSSAGPFGGARDAFAAAIAPQTSVTALPAAEDKAPAPPPEPPAVTPPASASATATPPSTTTATSASKSTSSSSRSAKEPKETGPVEIPRGGAPTEKKSERTGLLTIICKPTQCDEVYDNGKLLGSSPLYRQSVSVGEHRLTLKTLNPPVTKTQKVTISADELNIQQVTMSP
- the mnmA gene encoding tRNA 2-thiouridine(34) synthase MnmA, with translation MKRERIVVAMSGGVDSAVAAARLHDAGHEVVGVTLHLWDYPDELDAPGGHGRCCAPEDQYDARRTADALGFPHYTFDRRDLFAKEVVAPFVDAYVAGETPSPCTTCNREVKLAELFAIADRLGARGVATGHYARTGRDADGTPFLLAGRDDKKDQSYFLYATPREKLERLVFPLGESTKAEVRAEALARGLPGASKGESQELCFVGGGEHAYTRFVEERSADRVRPGPIVDDTGRVVGEHAGVHRFTVGQRKGLGVALGRPIWVTQIDAATNTVHLGGEKALAGVGAKLDDVVLAPGVSLPLSARVRIRYRHPGAEATIVMSSEEPGSAHVTFREPVAALTPGQIAVFYDGDRVLGGGRLRSRDLAS